The following proteins are co-located in the Elusimicrobiaceae bacterium genome:
- a CDS encoding TolC family protein: MDKKKILLVVLPLLMAAQTGSKAEVISGELLTWDDAVAVMFRANPQNLSSQARKEQYRQKILAAENILYPQAGLTGAYTRTSPAGGYEENYNYGFTASYSLYNPAGRSDIRQSRLDLSQVEQDDILLENKLYYLLRQAFSQLLYAQNSLTLSEQTLQRRQDNAALLRLKYNAGRESRAALLETDALVQSAVWDRDKNLKNVRA; the protein is encoded by the coding sequence AAACCGGTTCAAAGGCGGAAGTGATAAGCGGAGAACTGCTGACGTGGGACGATGCCGTCGCCGTCATGTTCCGCGCCAACCCCCAGAATCTTTCTTCGCAGGCGCGGAAAGAACAGTACCGCCAGAAAATACTGGCCGCGGAAAATATTTTGTATCCGCAGGCGGGGCTGACCGGCGCTTATACCAGAACCAGTCCGGCCGGCGGTTATGAGGAAAATTACAATTACGGTTTCACCGCCAGCTATTCCCTGTATAATCCCGCCGGCCGTTCCGATATCCGGCAAAGCAGGCTTGATCTGAGCCAGGTCGAGCAGGACGATATCCTTCTTGAAAACAAGCTTTATTATCTGTTAAGACAGGCGTTTTCACAGCTGCTGTACGCGCAGAACTCGCTCACGCTGTCAGAACAGACGCTTCAGCGCCGGCAGGATAACGCCGCGCTTCTCCGGCTGAAATACAACGCCGGGCGCGAAAGCCGGGCCGCATTGCTGGAAACGGACGCGCTGGTGCAATCTGCGGTATGGGACCGGGATAAAAACCTGAAAAACGTGCGCGCTG